A genomic segment from Paenibacillus sp. FSL K6-1096 encodes:
- a CDS encoding polyprenyl synthetase family protein produces the protein MKLHEALNIDLNEINNEIKNLVVRDKDVPKKSLLAQSILELTGSGGKRLRPLMVVVGSRFGLKTPGRRTLQLAAAAEFIHAASLIHDDIIDNAEQRRGEPALHMKTGILSAVHIGNYMSARVIELLSKYSGDRDQYVHDLSSVATTQLCLGEYQQMEHVFDYDLTMEQYLEKSRNKTALLMATCLKVGAMSTESSAETAQLLYSFGEALGMSFQIQDDILDFTQSADVLGKPAGSDLRHGQVTLPVLFALQDPQLAPVIRSIGPASSSEDIAHVLELVKGSDALTRAEAVSQDYLSQAAAIVQQLSSFPAHADLDILLRYFAGRDR, from the coding sequence ATGAAGCTGCATGAAGCACTGAATATTGATCTGAATGAAATTAACAACGAAATTAAGAATCTGGTGGTCCGCGACAAGGATGTGCCCAAGAAGTCACTGCTGGCGCAGAGCATTCTTGAGCTGACGGGTTCCGGCGGTAAGCGCCTCCGCCCGCTGATGGTTGTAGTCGGCAGCCGGTTCGGACTGAAGACCCCCGGACGCCGTACTCTGCAATTAGCGGCAGCGGCTGAATTCATCCATGCGGCCTCATTGATTCATGACGATATTATCGACAATGCCGAGCAGCGGCGGGGCGAGCCTGCCTTGCATATGAAGACCGGAATCTTATCCGCTGTGCACATCGGCAATTATATGTCCGCCCGCGTCATTGAACTGCTCAGCAAGTATTCGGGGGACCGGGACCAGTACGTTCATGACCTGTCCTCTGTGGCAACCACCCAGTTATGCCTGGGCGAATATCAGCAAATGGAGCATGTCTTCGACTATGATCTTACGATGGAGCAGTACCTGGAGAAGTCCCGCAACAAAACAGCGCTGCTGATGGCTACCTGTCTGAAGGTGGGGGCAATGTCCACAGAGAGCAGCGCGGAGACGGCCCAGCTGCTCTATTCCTTCGGTGAAGCACTGGGGATGTCATTCCAGATTCAGGACGACATTCTGGACTTCACGCAATCCGCAGATGTGCTTGGCAAGCCGGCCGGCAGCGATCTGCGCCACGGACAGGTTACCCTGCCGGTGCTCTTCGCCCTGCAGGACCCGCAGCTTGCCCCGGTGATCCGCAGCATCGGCCCTGCCTCTTCTTCAGAGGACATCGCTCATGTCCTGGAGCTGGTCAAGGGCAGCGATGCGCTCACCCGTGCCGAGGCCGTCAGCCAGGACTACCTGTCCCAGGCTGCCGCTATCGTGCAGCAGCTGTCCAGCTTCCCGGCCCATGCCGATCTGGACATCCTGCTCCGCTATTTCGCCGGCCGTGACCGCTGA